One genomic region from Clostridium saccharobutylicum DSM 13864 encodes:
- a CDS encoding acyltransferase yields MSNNYFVHESSYVDDNVKIGEGTKIWHFSHVMGNCEIGEKCNIGQNVVISPGVKLGKGVKIQNNVSVYTGVICEDYVFLGPSCVFTNVVNPRSFIERKSEYKDTIIGKGASIGANVTIVCGHNIGKYALVGAGAVVTKHIPDYALVVGNPARISGYVCKCGEKLAFKDGNAKCSACGEKYTKNEEKVECIES; encoded by the coding sequence ATGAGTAATAATTATTTTGTACATGAATCTAGTTATGTAGATGATAATGTTAAAATAGGTGAGGGAACGAAAATATGGCACTTTTCCCATGTTATGGGTAACTGTGAGATAGGTGAAAAGTGCAATATAGGGCAGAATGTTGTAATTTCTCCAGGTGTAAAGCTTGGAAAAGGTGTTAAGATACAAAACAATGTATCTGTTTATACAGGTGTTATTTGTGAAGATTATGTGTTTTTAGGACCATCTTGTGTGTTTACGAACGTAGTAAATCCAAGAAGCTTTATAGAAAGAAAAAGTGAGTATAAAGATACTATAATTGGTAAGGGAGCATCTATAGGTGCTAATGTAACAATTGTTTGTGGTCATAATATTGGAAAGTATGCATTAGTAGGTGCAGGAGCAGTAGTTACAAAACACATACCAGATTATGCTTTAGTTGTTGGAAATCCAGCTAGGATAAGTGGATATGTGTGCAAGTGTGGAGAAAAATTAGCATTTAAAGATGGGAATGCAAAATGCAGTGCTTGTGGAGAAAAATACACTAAAAATGAAGAAAAAGTGGAATGTATAGAAAGCTAA
- a CDS encoding DegT/DnrJ/EryC1/StrS family aminotransferase, translating into MNIPLIDLKAQYKSIAEDLDRVTKEVLSSAGYIMGKNVTEFEKEFAEYVGVKHAISVGNGTDALVIALKSLGIGEGDEVITTPFTFFATAETISAVGAIPVFVDVEKDTFDIDPSKIEEKITSKTKAIVPVHIFGQSARMDEINEIAKKHNLKVIEDACQAVGSKYKGRNIGTLGDVACFSFFPTKNLGCAGDGGMIVTSDDDIATIARALRTHGSGENGQKAYNLLNNITEEVATVQNADDTVYNPLKYYNYLIGYNTRLDAIQAAILRVKLPHLDRWNARRREIAKIYDEKLKDTNLVTPVIKEENEPVYHMYILQSEDREAMLSKLKEKGVATGVYYPVPLHLQKVYKNLGYKEGDMPVAEYLSHRTFAIPVYPELTDEQVDYIVDAIKK; encoded by the coding sequence ATGAATATTCCATTAATTGATTTAAAAGCTCAATATAAGTCTATTGCTGAAGATTTAGATAGAGTAACTAAAGAGGTTCTTTCTTCTGCAGGTTATATCATGGGTAAGAATGTAACTGAATTTGAAAAAGAATTTGCAGAATATGTTGGTGTTAAACATGCAATATCAGTAGGAAATGGAACTGATGCATTAGTTATTGCATTAAAATCTTTAGGTATAGGAGAAGGTGATGAAGTAATAACTACACCATTTACTTTTTTTGCTACAGCAGAGACTATTTCAGCTGTAGGAGCAATACCAGTGTTTGTAGATGTAGAAAAAGACACATTTGATATAGATCCAAGTAAAATAGAAGAAAAGATTACAAGTAAGACAAAAGCTATTGTTCCAGTACATATCTTTGGTCAAAGTGCTAGAATGGATGAAATAAATGAAATAGCTAAAAAACATAACTTAAAAGTGATTGAAGATGCTTGTCAGGCTGTAGGTTCTAAATATAAGGGCAGAAATATAGGGACACTTGGTGACGTGGCTTGTTTCTCATTTTTCCCAACAAAGAACCTTGGATGCGCTGGTGATGGTGGTATGATAGTAACATCGGATGATGATATAGCAACAATAGCAAGAGCTTTGAGAACTCATGGAAGTGGAGAAAATGGTCAAAAAGCTTACAATCTATTAAACAACATAACTGAAGAAGTAGCTACAGTTCAAAATGCAGATGATACAGTATATAATCCATTAAAATATTATAACTATTTAATTGGATATAACACAAGATTAGATGCTATTCAAGCTGCAATTTTAAGAGTGAAATTACCACATTTAGATAGATGGAATGCAAGAAGAAGAGAAATTGCAAAAATATATGATGAAAAATTAAAAGATACAAATTTAGTAACTCCAGTAATAAAAGAAGAAAATGAGCCAGTATATCATATGTATATACTTCAAAGTGAAGATAGGGAAGCTATGTTAAGTAAACTTAAAGAAAAAGGCGTAGCAACAGGTGTATATTATCCTGTTCCATTACATTTACAAAAGGTATATAAGAACCTTGGTTATAAAGAAGGAGATATGCCAGTAGCAGAATATCTTTCACATAGAACTTTCGCAATACCAGTTTATCCAGAATTAACTGATGAACAAGTTGATTATATAGTTGATGCTATTAAGAAATAA